One stretch of Brevibacillus laterosporus DNA includes these proteins:
- a CDS encoding VWA domain-containing protein, which translates to MGGTCMAKPATLRQILVVTDGCSNVGISPIAAATLAREQGITVNVIGVVDKNELGEKGEQEIREMAQAGGGLSDIVYPAQLAQTVQMLTRKAMTRTIQHVVNKELKQILGDAELDGLAPEKRMQVAGMVDELGEQSALEVVMIVDTSASMKNKMAAVQQAIYDFSISLRSRSGSSRMAVCSFPGKEKHLEVRIPWTDQVEKAYQLTAGLTMSGITPTGPAITEAIALFEHVELPKPLADRYRTSRKANEEDDGYLQDHVF; encoded by the coding sequence TGTAGGAATTAGCCCGATTGCGGCTGCAACCTTGGCCAGAGAACAAGGCATCACAGTAAATGTGATTGGAGTGGTAGATAAGAACGAATTGGGTGAGAAAGGAGAACAGGAAATCCGTGAAATGGCACAAGCGGGAGGAGGACTAAGCGACATCGTTTATCCTGCACAGTTAGCCCAAACTGTCCAAATGTTAACGCGAAAAGCGATGACCAGAACCATTCAACATGTGGTGAACAAAGAATTAAAGCAAATTCTAGGTGATGCTGAATTAGATGGACTTGCTCCTGAAAAACGAATGCAGGTGGCAGGTATGGTAGATGAATTGGGCGAACAAAGTGCTCTAGAAGTGGTCATGATTGTCGATACGTCCGCTTCCATGAAAAATAAAATGGCAGCAGTACAGCAAGCCATCTATGATTTTAGCATTAGCTTACGTTCCCGCAGCGGAAGTAGTAGAATGGCCGTTTGCTCATTTCCTGGGAAAGAAAAGCATCTTGAAGTGCGCATTCCCTGGACGGATCAAGTAGAAAAGGCTTATCAATTGACGGCAGGTTTAACCATGAGCGGGATAACTCCGACCGGACCTGCTATTACGGAAGCAATTGCCTTGTTTGAACACGTGGAGCTACCTAAACCTTTAGCGGATCGCTACCGTACGAGCAGAAAAGCGAATGAAGAAGATGACGGTTATTTGCAAGACCATGTATTCTAA
- a CDS encoding serine/threonine protein kinase produces MKKMTVICKTMYSNSLLPDAPHYFTGKWHHQTYSVVKELGRGANGVVYLVLHEGKKVAIKMGADSIDLLMEANVLKSLQSHNQKIGPNIYDVDDMILKGKVYAFYAMEYIEGERLDHSLNRVGKEWLTLLCTQILSHLQIIHELGYVFGDLKPENIIVVQAGKQVCLIDFGGVTKSGHAVRQFTEEYDRANWQAGDRKADVAYDLFSLAVMMIRLTTDKEKWITLPVSGRHVQKLYDIIRDNELLAPYRPILVKALDGKYSTAAQMKADFLQAFRQKSETRVRVTKKTGEGIGSKIIGGIFVASMLLLAGSLYYVWM; encoded by the coding sequence ATGAAGAAGATGACGGTTATTTGCAAGACCATGTATTCTAATTCCTTGTTACCCGATGCTCCCCATTATTTTACAGGAAAATGGCACCATCAAACATATTCAGTGGTAAAAGAACTAGGTAGAGGAGCCAATGGTGTCGTCTACCTAGTTCTTCATGAAGGCAAAAAGGTAGCGATTAAGATGGGTGCTGATTCCATTGATTTATTAATGGAAGCAAACGTGCTAAAAAGTTTACAATCTCATAACCAAAAGATTGGACCAAACATATATGATGTAGATGACATGATCTTAAAAGGTAAGGTATACGCCTTTTATGCAATGGAATATATTGAAGGAGAACGGTTGGACCATAGTTTGAATAGAGTAGGCAAAGAGTGGCTTACTTTGTTATGCACGCAAATACTGTCCCATTTACAAATTATTCATGAGTTAGGTTATGTATTTGGCGATCTAAAGCCAGAGAACATTATTGTTGTACAAGCTGGCAAGCAGGTATGCCTCATTGATTTTGGTGGGGTAACTAAGTCAGGCCATGCCGTTCGTCAATTTACAGAAGAGTATGATCGCGCCAATTGGCAGGCAGGGGATCGTAAGGCTGATGTTGCATACGATCTGTTTTCGTTAGCGGTCATGATGATCAGGCTAACCACTGATAAGGAGAAATGGATAACTCTCCCCGTATCAGGGCGACATGTTCAAAAGCTTTATGATATAATACGGGACAACGAATTGTTAGCTCCTTACCGCCCCATATTGGTTAAAGCATTGGATGGGAAATATTCAACCGCTGCTCAGATGAAAGCTGACTTCTTGCAAGCGTTTCGACAAAAATCAGAGACGAGGGTAAGAGTAACCAAGAAGACAGGGGAGGGAATAGGAAGCAAAATTATTGGGGGAATCTTTGTTGCCTCTATGCTTTTGCTTGCTGGCTCGTTGTATTATGTATGGATGTGA
- a CDS encoding threonine/serine exporter: protein MTSNNYVMETCLLAGEIMIRNGAETYRVEETMTHIAQAAGMKSVHSSVTTTSIIFSFKDNNGVDRTRMTRMRDRTINLNKVTLVNQVSRHFVSGEITLDEAHIQLEEIQSIRFQFSDRVLNVAAGLGSGSFAVLIGGTFLDFFPSAIAGAIVFASANYLYRFLKIPFFAELSASFLGGMFTLIASWLFPNYLHLGVMIIGAMIPLFPGVALTNSVRDLMAGDLVAGMARGVEAGLTALAVAVAAASVLSL from the coding sequence ATGACGTCGAATAATTATGTGATGGAGACGTGCCTATTAGCTGGAGAGATTATGATTCGTAATGGAGCGGAAACATATCGTGTGGAAGAGACGATGACTCATATTGCACAGGCTGCAGGTATGAAAAGCGTCCATAGTTCCGTGACAACAACCAGCATTATTTTTTCCTTTAAAGATAATAACGGTGTGGATCGTACCCGTATGACTCGAATGCGTGACCGAACGATTAATTTAAACAAGGTAACGTTGGTCAATCAGGTATCCCGTCACTTTGTGTCGGGGGAGATTACCTTGGACGAAGCGCATATCCAATTGGAAGAGATCCAGAGCATACGCTTCCAATTTTCGGATCGTGTGTTAAATGTAGCGGCTGGTTTAGGCAGCGGCTCTTTTGCTGTTTTGATTGGTGGGACTTTTCTTGATTTTTTCCCCAGTGCCATTGCAGGGGCAATCGTCTTTGCCAGTGCCAATTACTTGTATCGCTTTCTTAAAATACCCTTTTTTGCCGAATTATCTGCCTCTTTTTTAGGAGGAATGTTTACGCTGATTGCCTCGTGGCTTTTTCCCAATTATCTGCATCTTGGTGTTATGATTATAGGAGCGATGATTCCCTTGTTTCCGGGAGTAGCTTTGACGAACTCCGTGCGTGATTTAATGGCAGGGGATTTGGTTGCCGGGATGGCGAGAGGAGTCGAGGCAGGATTAACTGCCTTAGCGGTAGCCGTTGCGGCCGCATCTGTCTTGTCATTATAG
- a CDS encoding threonine/serine exporter, translating to MLLGMLLSFIITIAYAMLFNAPKRTILFAGLIGMMGWYIYKLLPVFGAELTLSSFAAGTFISLSSRILSVKMRVPSTNFSIAGIIPLVPGSTAYKSMLAFIKADYLEGITLGVKTMMLAGAIASGLILGLSIFSLWKGIVARYVRKSTKANGAG from the coding sequence ATGTTGCTGGGTATGCTGTTGAGTTTTATCATTACCATTGCCTATGCTATGTTGTTTAATGCACCAAAACGTACCATTCTTTTTGCAGGTTTAATTGGAATGATGGGATGGTATATCTATAAATTGCTACCGGTGTTTGGAGCGGAGCTTACTCTTTCATCTTTTGCAGCGGGGACGTTTATCTCGCTGAGCAGCCGAATTCTTTCAGTGAAGATGCGTGTTCCTTCTACTAATTTTAGTATTGCGGGAATCATTCCATTAGTTCCAGGTTCGACTGCTTATAAATCGATGTTAGCGTTTATTAAAGCTGACTACTTGGAAGGAATTACGCTTGGGGTTAAGACAATGATGTTAGCCGGGGCTATCGCTTCTGGTTTAATACTTGGCCTCTCCATCTTCTCTCTATGGAAAGGAATCGTGGCGCGTTATGTACGAAAAAGTACAAAAGCGAATGGAGCAGGATAA
- the tilS gene encoding tRNA lysidine(34) synthetase TilS, translating to MYEKVQKRMEQDKLLLPHESIVVGVSGGVDSTALLHILSKMNEQYQYGWNLYAVHLNHGFRGEESDQDAAYVEDLCHTLGVKCYSFYESVPDKMRETGQGPQVASRELRYQYYQQVAREVGASKVALAHHADDQVETILFRMVRGTSLHGFTGMPYRRWLQTEQIELVRPLLHVFREELEAYCEAYQLQPRHDSSNDSRKYKRNLLRHEVTPHLQQVNLRYREHVLQLAEMARVDDDYLQKLSQEALNRIIVRKEPDEIILDRKCLKTFDLALQRRMIPLILSYLATETEWSLQHVEAVLRIIFEGNPSAVLHLPSHIFVQRVYEQVCFRRQKATAQDLSQPYSYPIAIPGTTWIEEAGMFIHTKRYDSLSDLPNLLSLSPYIAVCDADALAGECIIRSRMPGDRIQLGKANHIYSKKIKELFIDEKVPKSRRDRIPILVAGDQIIWIPGVKRSTHAMIHEKSHAFVIMQADFREE from the coding sequence ATGTACGAAAAAGTACAAAAGCGAATGGAGCAGGATAAGCTGCTTTTGCCACATGAATCGATTGTGGTAGGAGTTTCCGGCGGAGTAGATTCTACAGCGCTGTTGCATATCTTAAGCAAAATGAATGAACAATATCAGTATGGTTGGAACTTGTACGCTGTTCACTTGAATCATGGCTTTCGCGGAGAAGAGTCTGACCAAGATGCCGCATACGTGGAGGACTTGTGTCATACATTAGGAGTTAAGTGCTACTCCTTTTATGAAAGCGTGCCTGATAAAATGAGGGAAACTGGTCAGGGACCTCAAGTTGCAAGTCGTGAACTACGGTATCAATACTATCAACAAGTGGCAAGAGAAGTAGGGGCCAGTAAAGTGGCGCTTGCCCATCATGCTGATGATCAAGTGGAGACTATTTTGTTTCGCATGGTGAGGGGTACCAGTTTACATGGGTTTACCGGTATGCCGTATCGCAGGTGGTTACAGACAGAGCAAATCGAGTTGGTTCGTCCACTTCTTCATGTTTTTCGCGAGGAGCTAGAAGCCTACTGTGAAGCGTATCAGTTGCAACCACGACACGATAGTAGCAATGATTCACGAAAGTACAAACGCAATTTATTGCGGCACGAAGTAACACCCCACTTACAACAAGTCAACCTCAGATACAGAGAACACGTGCTTCAGTTGGCGGAGATGGCCAGAGTGGATGACGACTACCTGCAAAAGCTGAGTCAAGAGGCGCTTAATAGGATAATAGTAAGGAAAGAGCCTGATGAAATTATCCTAGATAGGAAGTGCTTAAAAACTTTTGACCTTGCTTTACAAAGGAGAATGATTCCTCTAATATTAAGTTATCTCGCAACTGAAACGGAGTGGTCTCTGCAACATGTGGAGGCCGTTTTGCGTATCATTTTCGAGGGGAATCCTTCTGCAGTACTACATTTGCCCTCTCATATTTTTGTACAGAGGGTCTATGAGCAGGTATGTTTTCGTAGGCAAAAAGCAACTGCTCAAGATTTGTCCCAGCCGTATTCTTACCCTATCGCCATACCTGGCACGACATGGATAGAAGAGGCGGGAATGTTTATACATACAAAACGGTATGATTCCTTATCTGATTTACCTAATCTGTTATCTTTATCTCCTTATATTGCTGTATGTGACGCCGATGCTTTAGCAGGTGAATGCATCATTCGCAGCAGGATGCCGGGTGACCGTATTCAACTCGGAAAGGCTAATCATATTTACAGCAAAAAGATAAAGGAGCTATTTATTGATGAAAAAGTACCAAAAAGCAGGCGTGATCGAATCCCTATTCTAGTAGCCGGGGATCAAATCATTTGGATACCTGGTGTAAAGCGGTCGACGCATGCGATGATACACGAGAAATCCCATGCTTTTGTTATCATGCAGGCGGATTTCAGAGAAGAGTAG
- the hpt gene encoding hypoxanthine phosphoribosyltransferase produces MNNDIKEIMLSKEEIDQKVKELGKILADEYRDKNPLVICILKGAIVFMADLLREMDIKCEMDFMAVSSYGNSTESSGVVRILKDLDATVQNRHVLIVEDIMDSGLTLSHLVELLKQRHAASVKVVTLLNKPERRNVNITPDYSGFTIPDEFVVGYGLDYAETYRNLPYIGVLKPEIYSK; encoded by the coding sequence ATGAATAATGATATAAAAGAAATTATGCTTTCGAAGGAAGAAATTGATCAAAAGGTAAAAGAACTGGGCAAAATCTTAGCAGATGAGTATCGTGATAAGAATCCTTTGGTTATTTGTATCTTAAAAGGTGCCATCGTCTTCATGGCAGATCTTCTTCGTGAGATGGATATCAAATGCGAGATGGATTTTATGGCGGTATCCAGCTATGGAAACAGTACGGAGTCCTCTGGAGTTGTACGTATTCTAAAAGATTTGGATGCAACTGTACAAAATCGTCATGTCCTGATTGTGGAGGATATTATGGATAGTGGTTTGACGTTAAGCCATTTGGTAGAGCTATTAAAACAACGTCATGCTGCATCCGTAAAAGTAGTTACGCTTCTAAATAAACCAGAGCGTCGTAATGTAAATATTACTCCTGATTACAGTGGTTTTACTATTCCTGATGAGTTTGTGGTTGGTTACGGTCTTGATTATGCTGAGACCTATCGCAATCTTCCTTATATCGGTGTTTTAAAACCTGAAATTTATTCGAAATAG
- a CDS encoding ATP-dependent metallopeptidase FtsH/Yme1/Tma family protein: protein MNRFFRNTGFYLLIFLVTVGIVNFVLSGTDKMAPISYQELRNNLNQDNIEEASLRVEGGTYRVEGKLKQAPTGKESFYTNAPIYDEQLVKLINDKIDAKKIAKVEYKPAEGNSIWLTFLTSIIPFVIIFILFFFLLNQAQGGGSRVMNFGKSKAKLYNDEKKKVTFEDVAGADEEKAELVEVVEFLKDPRKFAAVGARIPKGVLLVGPPGTGKTLLARAVAGEAGVPFFSISGSDFVEMFVGVGASRVRDLFENAKKNAPCIIFIDEIDAVGRQRGAGLGGGHDEREQTLNQLLVEMDGFGANEGIIMIAATNRPDILDPALLRPGRFDRQVTVDRPDVRGREAVLKVHARNKPLGEDLNLDIIARRTPGFTGADLENLLNEAALLTARKNKKQINMLEVDEAIDRVIAGPAKKSRVVSEDERRLVAYHEAGHTIVGFHLKRADMVHKVTIIPRGQAGGYTIMLPKEDRFFATKKDLEDKIVGLLGGRVAEELVLGDISTGAHNDFQRATAIARSMITEYGMSNLGPMQFGQSQGQVFLGRDFGHERNYSEQIAYEIDQEMQRIINEQYQRCKDLLIQYGDQLEAIAQTLLRVETLDAEQIKQIVENGKLDKEPGEDDVVVNIQSKPEEAVNQVTIDKLTQEPKPEVTKTDETLDHPDNQEPK from the coding sequence ATGAATCGTTTTTTTCGGAATACAGGTTTTTATTTACTGATTTTCCTTGTCACGGTAGGGATTGTGAATTTTGTCCTCTCCGGAACCGATAAGATGGCTCCAATTTCTTATCAGGAGCTACGTAATAACCTCAATCAAGACAATATTGAGGAGGCATCTCTCCGCGTTGAGGGAGGTACATATCGGGTAGAGGGTAAGCTCAAACAGGCCCCAACCGGTAAGGAATCATTCTATACCAATGCACCGATTTATGATGAACAACTGGTTAAACTGATCAATGATAAGATTGATGCTAAGAAGATTGCTAAAGTGGAATATAAACCAGCAGAGGGTAATAGTATCTGGCTAACATTCCTAACTTCTATCATTCCTTTCGTGATCATCTTTATCTTGTTCTTCTTCCTGTTAAATCAGGCACAGGGTGGCGGAAGTCGAGTTATGAACTTCGGTAAGAGCAAGGCGAAGTTATATAACGACGAAAAGAAAAAAGTTACATTTGAAGATGTAGCTGGTGCTGATGAGGAGAAAGCAGAGCTTGTAGAGGTCGTAGAATTCTTAAAAGACCCACGCAAATTCGCTGCTGTAGGTGCCCGCATCCCTAAAGGGGTACTGTTAGTAGGTCCTCCAGGTACAGGTAAAACATTGCTTGCACGTGCCGTTGCTGGTGAAGCAGGCGTGCCATTCTTTAGCATTTCAGGTTCTGACTTCGTTGAGATGTTTGTCGGGGTTGGGGCATCACGTGTACGTGATTTATTTGAGAATGCAAAGAAAAATGCTCCGTGTATCATTTTCATTGACGAAATTGATGCCGTTGGTCGTCAACGTGGTGCTGGTCTTGGTGGAGGTCACGATGAACGTGAACAAACGCTAAACCAATTGCTTGTTGAGATGGATGGTTTCGGGGCAAATGAAGGAATTATTATGATTGCAGCAACTAATAGACCTGACATTCTTGACCCAGCTTTGTTGCGTCCTGGACGTTTTGACCGTCAAGTAACGGTAGATCGCCCTGACGTACGTGGTCGTGAGGCAGTGCTGAAGGTACATGCACGCAATAAACCATTAGGCGAAGACCTGAATTTGGATATCATTGCTCGCCGTACCCCAGGCTTTACAGGTGCTGATCTTGAGAACCTGTTAAATGAAGCAGCATTGCTTACAGCTCGTAAAAATAAGAAGCAAATCAACATGTTAGAAGTAGATGAGGCGATTGATCGTGTCATTGCTGGTCCTGCTAAGAAGTCTCGTGTCGTAAGCGAAGACGAACGTCGTCTTGTAGCTTATCACGAAGCAGGTCATACTATCGTTGGTTTCCATCTAAAACGTGCAGATATGGTACACAAAGTAACCATTATCCCACGTGGGCAAGCAGGCGGTTATACTATTATGTTGCCAAAAGAAGATCGCTTCTTTGCTACAAAAAAAGATCTGGAAGACAAAATTGTGGGTCTGCTTGGTGGACGTGTTGCGGAAGAGTTGGTTCTGGGTGACATCTCAACTGGAGCTCATAACGACTTCCAACGTGCTACAGCAATTGCGCGTAGCATGATTACCGAATATGGTATGAGTAATTTGGGGCCAATGCAATTCGGTCAATCTCAAGGTCAAGTATTCTTGGGACGCGACTTTGGACATGAGCGTAATTACTCTGAACAAATCGCTTACGAAATTGACCAAGAAATGCAACGGATCATTAATGAACAATATCAACGTTGTAAAGACTTGTTGATTCAATATGGAGATCAGTTAGAAGCAATTGCACAAACCCTGCTTCGCGTGGAAACACTTGATGCCGAACAGATCAAACAGATCGTTGAAAACGGCAAGCTGGATAAAGAGCCTGGAGAAGATGATGTAGTAGTAAACATTCAATCCAAGCCTGAAGAAGCAGTTAATCAAGTAACCATTGATAAACTGACGCAAGAGCCAAAACCAGAAGTTACAAAAACGGATGAAACACTTGACCATCCTGATAATCAAGAACCGAAATAA
- a CDS encoding HAD family hydrolase — MSVANCKIVAFDMDGTLLNGEAKMSRETWKACEELQQQGVKLLLSTGRPFVSARIASDYYPFDGYVCSNGAALFTEDGTLLKYAELPKEVIIALVEKGRLQDVYYEVHDQNSNRWMVEEDKERIREMLFSEPFVTEGITLEHTKREFANRQFSYNELAKFLPKDELLGKIASGEFVISKMFFWHKDTSVLEWLREQTTEFVGKVSLTSSGPFNMEVIPLGLSKWVGLQTFMDKWSIPASEIAAFGDAMNDFEILSHVGHPVVMENAEDEVKKLAKYMAKHHCEDGVACFIREYMLPNK, encoded by the coding sequence ATGAGTGTAGCAAATTGTAAAATCGTAGCGTTTGATATGGATGGAACATTGTTAAATGGAGAAGCAAAAATGTCCCGAGAAACATGGAAAGCATGCGAAGAATTACAACAGCAAGGGGTAAAGCTTCTTCTATCTACAGGGAGACCATTTGTTTCTGCCCGTATCGCATCAGACTACTATCCTTTTGATGGTTATGTGTGTAGTAATGGAGCTGCTTTGTTTACTGAGGATGGCACTTTATTAAAATATGCTGAATTACCGAAAGAAGTTATTATTGCTCTTGTAGAAAAAGGAAGACTGCAAGACGTTTATTATGAGGTGCACGATCAAAACAGTAATCGTTGGATGGTAGAGGAAGATAAAGAGCGCATTAGAGAGATGCTCTTCTCAGAGCCTTTCGTAACAGAGGGAATTACCTTAGAGCATACAAAACGTGAATTTGCTAACCGTCAATTTTCTTATAACGAATTAGCAAAGTTTCTGCCTAAAGATGAGCTTTTAGGCAAAATTGCTTCTGGAGAATTTGTGATTAGCAAGATGTTCTTCTGGCATAAGGATACAAGCGTGTTGGAGTGGCTACGCGAACAGACGACAGAGTTTGTTGGAAAGGTGAGTCTAACTAGTTCTGGACCATTTAATATGGAAGTGATTCCGCTTGGGTTAAGTAAATGGGTCGGATTGCAAACCTTTATGGACAAATGGAGCATACCTGCATCGGAAATTGCTGCATTCGGGGATGCAATGAATGATTTTGAGATCTTGTCACATGTCGGGCATCCAGTTGTAATGGAAAATGCCGAGGATGAAGTTAAAAAACTTGCGAAATATATGGCGAAACACCATTGTGAAGATGGAGTGGCATGCTTTATTCGGGAATATATGCTACCTAATAAGTAA
- the nadA gene encoding quinolinate synthase NadA, with the protein MEALALQKKEQRNAELRERLLQLKKERNAIILAHFYQRPEIQEVADFIGDSFGLAQKAKETEADVILFCGVHFMGESAKILNPNKTVIIPDERAGCPMADMVNVEGLRKVKAQHPNAKVVAYINTSADVKAETHICCTSSNAQRVIESVDSDEIIWVPDKNLGHYVSQFTSKKMIIWEGYCNTHDQLSVQDIMLMKAEYPEALVVVHPECRPEVVALADYVGSTTGILKFCKESSKKEFIIGTEDGTRYMLEKDSPNKHFYYASKYLVCPNMKVNTLKKCVEALETLKPQIYVPEHVANAARASLERMLEVAPG; encoded by the coding sequence ATGGAAGCTTTAGCTCTACAAAAGAAAGAGCAACGCAATGCCGAATTAAGAGAGCGATTGTTACAGCTAAAAAAAGAACGTAATGCTATTATTTTAGCTCATTTTTACCAACGTCCAGAGATTCAGGAAGTAGCTGATTTTATTGGGGATTCCTTTGGACTAGCACAAAAGGCAAAAGAAACAGAAGCAGATGTTATTTTATTTTGTGGCGTTCATTTTATGGGTGAAAGTGCAAAAATTCTCAATCCAAACAAAACGGTTATCATTCCTGATGAACGAGCTGGTTGCCCGATGGCAGATATGGTTAACGTAGAAGGTTTGCGCAAAGTAAAAGCTCAACACCCCAATGCAAAAGTGGTAGCTTACATCAACACCTCAGCAGATGTAAAGGCAGAAACGCATATCTGCTGTACATCCTCCAATGCTCAGAGGGTAATCGAGTCAGTAGATAGTGACGAGATTATTTGGGTTCCTGACAAAAATCTGGGGCATTATGTGTCACAATTCACAAGCAAAAAAATGATTATTTGGGAAGGGTACTGTAACACACATGATCAGTTATCTGTGCAGGATATCATGCTGATGAAGGCAGAATACCCAGAAGCGCTAGTGGTAGTGCACCCCGAATGTCGTCCAGAAGTTGTTGCATTGGCTGACTATGTAGGTTCCACTACTGGAATACTGAAGTTCTGTAAAGAATCTAGCAAAAAAGAATTTATAATTGGTACAGAAGATGGAACACGTTATATGTTAGAAAAGGATAGTCCAAATAAACATTTTTATTATGCTTCCAAGTATTTGGTCTGTCCAAATATGAAAGTAAATACATTGAAAAAGTGTGTAGAAGCGTTAGAGACCTTAAAACCGCAAATCTATGTGCCAGAACATGTGGCAAATGCAGCACGGGCTTCGTTAGAACGCATGCTAGAAGTAGCCCCAGGTTGA